One Rhizobium sp. NRK18 genomic window carries:
- a CDS encoding anti-sigma factor domain-containing protein has product MTVDRNDMHAIADEYVLGLLEAAEAADVEAEMEHDADLRQAVAASRERFLPLDTSIDPAPVDEGLWQRISAALPEQTRLAARPSPPPASPPPANDNRIKAWRATAIAAIAASILLVGGLTASLMRTVEPVVIAVLLDETGQVQAVVEDFGNENATVQLLADISVPADRTMQVWTLPSKDTGPVSLGLIEGTRSTRLDGPALPRPKDNQLYEITLEQRGGSPTGRPTGPILAKGFAQLPR; this is encoded by the coding sequence ATGACCGTGGATCGAAACGACATGCACGCCATCGCCGACGAATACGTGCTCGGGCTGCTTGAAGCCGCCGAGGCGGCGGACGTGGAGGCCGAGATGGAACATGACGCAGACCTGCGGCAGGCCGTGGCGGCAAGCCGCGAGCGCTTCCTGCCGCTCGACACCAGTATCGACCCCGCGCCGGTCGATGAGGGCCTGTGGCAGCGCATATCGGCGGCGCTGCCGGAGCAGACGCGCCTTGCGGCGCGGCCGTCGCCACCGCCCGCCTCGCCACCACCCGCCAATGACAATCGCATCAAGGCCTGGCGCGCCACCGCGATTGCGGCCATCGCGGCGAGCATCCTGCTTGTCGGCGGGCTGACGGCGTCGCTGATGCGCACCGTCGAGCCGGTCGTCATCGCCGTGCTGCTCGACGAGACGGGTCAGGTTCAGGCGGTCGTGGAAGACTTCGGCAACGAAAATGCCACCGTTCAGCTGCTGGCCGACATCTCCGTTCCGGCCGACAGGACGATGCAGGTCTGGACCCTGCCGTCGAAGGACACCGGGCCGGTGTCGCTCGGCCTGATCGAAGGCACGCGCTCGACGCGGCTCGACGGGCCGGCATTGCCGCGCCCGAAGGACAACCAGCTTTACGAAATCACGCTCGAGCAG
- a CDS encoding sigma-70 family RNA polymerase sigma factor produces the protein MGVAPEELERRLVACAAGDRTALRAIFEIEAGRLVAVAQRIVRRRELAEEVVQEAFIRIWTHAHQYDPARGSARGWIYAIVRNRALNMLRDGKREYGSEDIVALQEQETSEDVMAAWSRLDRNSRLYGCLGALDEKNKRGILMAYVGGYSHGEIAGRLGLPLGTTKSWIRRGLAALRECMA, from the coding sequence ATGGGCGTCGCGCCGGAGGAACTCGAACGCCGGCTGGTGGCCTGCGCCGCGGGCGATCGCACGGCGCTGCGCGCCATCTTCGAGATCGAGGCCGGGCGGCTTGTGGCGGTGGCGCAGCGCATCGTCCGGCGTCGGGAGCTTGCCGAAGAGGTCGTCCAGGAAGCCTTCATCCGGATCTGGACGCATGCCCATCAGTATGATCCCGCCCGCGGCTCGGCACGCGGCTGGATCTACGCCATCGTGCGCAACAGGGCGCTCAACATGCTGCGCGACGGCAAGCGGGAATATGGAAGCGAGGACATCGTGGCACTTCAGGAGCAGGAGACATCCGAGGATGTCATGGCCGCCTGGAGCCGGCTCGACCGCAACTCGCGTCTTTACGGCTGTCTCGGCGCGCTCGACGAGAAGAACAAGCGCGGCATCCTGATGGCCTATGTTGGCGGCTATTCCCACGGCGAAATCGCGGGACGGCTCGGCCTGCCGCTGGGGACGACCAAGTCCTGGATCCGGCGGGGGCTGGCGGCGCTCAGGGAGTGCATGGCATGA